Proteins encoded together in one Canis lupus dingo isolate Sandy chromosome 34, ASM325472v2, whole genome shotgun sequence window:
- the TERT gene encoding telomerase reverse transcriptase, protein MPRAPRCRAVRALLRGRYREVLPLATFLRRLGPPGRLLVRRGDPAAFRALVAQCLVCVPWGARPPPAAPCFRQVSCLKELVARVVQRLCERGARNVLAFGFALLDGARGGPPVAFTTSVRSYLPNTVTETLRGSGAWGLLLRRVGDDVLTHLLARCALYLLVAPSCAYQVCGPPLYDLCAPASLPLPAPGLPGLPGLPGLGAGAGASADLRPTRQAQNSGARRRRGSPGSGVPLAKRPRRSVASEPERGAHRSFPRAQQPPVSEAPAVTPAAAASPAASWEGGPPGTRPITPAWHPSPGPQGVPHDPAHPETKRFLYCSGGRERLRPSFLLSALPPTLSGARKLVETIFLGSAPQKPGAARRMRRLPARYWRMRPLFQELLGNHARCPYRALLRTHCPLRAMAAKEGSGNQAHRGVGICPLERPVAAPQEQTDSTRLVQLLRQHSSPWQVYAFLRACLCWLVPTGLWGSRHNQRRFLRNVKKFISLGKHAKLSLQELTWKMKVRDCTWLHGNPGACCVPAAEHRRREEILARFLCWLMGTYVVELLRSFFYVTETTFQKNRLFFYRKSVWSQLQSIGIRQLFNSVHLRELSEAEVRRHREARPALLTSRLRFLPKPSGLRPIVNMDYIMGARTFHRDKKVQHLTSQLKTLFSVLNYERARRPSLLGASMLGMDDIHRAWRTFVLRIRAQNPAPQLYFVKVDVTGAYDALPQDRLVEVIANVIRPQESTYCVRHYAVVQRTARGHVRKAFKRHVSTFADLQPYMRQFVERLQETSSLRDAVVIEQSSSLNEAGSSLFHLFLRLVHNHVVRIGGKSYIQCQGVPQGSILSTLLCSLCYGDMERRLFPGIEQDGVLLRLVDDFLLVTPHLTQAQAFLRTLVKGVPEYGCRANLQKTAVNFPVEDGALGSAAPLQLPAHCLFPWCGLLLDTRTLEVSCDYSSYAHTSIRASLTFSQGAKPGRNMRRKLLAVLRLKCCALFLDLQVNGIHTVYMNVYKIFLLQAYRFHACVLQLPFNQPVRKNPSFFLRVITDTASCCYSLLKARNAGLSLGAKGASGLFPSEAARWLCLHAFLLKLAHHSGTYRCLLGALQAAKAHLGRQLPRGTLAALEAAADPSLTADFKTILD, encoded by the exons atGCCGCGAGCGCCCCGGTGCCGCGCCGTGCGCGCCCTGCTGCGGGGCCGCTACCGGGAGGTGCTGCCCCTGGCCACCTTCCTGCGGCGCCTGGGGCCCCCGGGCCGGCTGCTCGTGCGGCGCGGGGACCCGGCGGCCTTCCGCGCGCTGGTGGCGCAGTGCCTGGTGTGCGTGCCCTGGGGCGcgcggccgccccccgccgccccgtgCTTCCGCCAG GTGTCCTGCCTCAAGGAGCTGGTGGCCAGGGTGGTGCAGCGGCTGTGCGAGCGCGGCGCCAGGAACGTGCTGGCTTTCGGCTTCGCCCTGCTGGACGGAGCGCGCGGCGGGCCCCCCGTGGCCTTCACGACCAGCGTGCGCAGCTACCTGCCCAACACGGTAACCGAGACCCTGCGCGGCAGCGGCGCCTGGGGGCTGCTGCTGCGCCGCGTGGGCGACGATGTGCTCACCCACCTGCTGGCGCGCTGCGCGCTCTACCTGCTGGTGGCTCCGAGCTGCGCCTACCAGGTGTGCGGGCCGCCGCTCTACGACCTCTGCGCCCCCGCCTCTCTGCCGCTCCCGgcccccgggctccccgggctccccgggctccccgggctcggggccggggccggggcctcgGCGGACCTCAGACCCACACGCCAGGCCCAGAACTCGGGCGCGAGGCGGCGCCGGGGCAGCCCCGGGAGCGGTGTGCCTCTGGCCAAGCGGCCCAGGCGCAGCGTGGCCTCGGAGCCAGAGCGGGGCGCCCACAGGTCCTTTCCCAGGGCCCAGCAGCCTCCTGTCAGCGAAGCTCCGGCTGTGACACCTGCCGCGGCCGCTTCCCCAGCGGCCTCCTGGGAGGGAGGGCCCCCCGGGACTCGTCCAATCACCCCAGCCTGGCATCCATCTCCGGGGCCCCAGGGAGTACCCCATGACCCAGCACACCCCGAGACCAAACGCTTCCTCTACTGCTCGGGTGGCAGGGAGCGGCTgcgcccctccttcctgctcagtgCCCTGCCGCCTACCCTGAGCGGGGCCCGCAAACTCGTGGAGACCATCTTTCTGGGCTCTGCGCCCCAGAAGCCAGGGGCCGCCCGCAGGATGCGCCGCCTGCCTGCCCGCTACTGGCGAATGAGGCCCCTGTTCCAGGAGCTGCTTGGGAACCACGCCCGGTGCCCCTACCGTGCGCTCCTCAGGACCCACTGCCCGCTTCGGGCCATGGCCGCTAAGGAGGGGTCTGGCAACCAGGCACACAGGGGAGTGGGCATCTGTCCCCTGGAGAGGCCAGTAGCAGCCCCCCAGGAGCAGACGGACTCCACACGCCTGGTACAGCTCCTCCGAcagcacagcagcccctggcAGGTGTATGCCTTCCTGAGGGCCTGCCTGTGCTGGCTGGTGCCCACTGGACTCTGGGGCTCCAGGCACAACCAGCGCCGCTTCTTGAGGAACGTGAAGAAGTTCATCTCCCTGGGAAAGCACGCTAAGCTCTCCCTGCAGGAACTGACGTGGAAGATGAAGGTGCGGGACTGCACCTGGCTGCACGGGAACCCAG GAGCTTGCTGTGTCCCGGCCGCTGAGCACCGTCGGAGAGAGGAGATCCTGGCCAGGTTCCTGTGCTGGTTGATGGGCACATATGTGGTTGAGCTGCTCAGGTCATTTTTTTATGTCACGGAAACCACGTTTCAAAAGAACCGACTCTTCTTCTACCGGAAGAGCGTCTGGAGCCAGTTACAGAGCATAGGAATCAG ACAACTCTTCAATAGTGTGCACCTCCGAGAACTGTCAGAAGCAGAGGTCAGGAGACACCGGGAAGCCAGACCTGCTCTGCTGACCTCCAGACTCCGCTTCCTCCCCAAGCCTAGTGGGCTGCGGCCGATTGTGAATATGGACTACATCATGGGAGCCAGAACATTCCACAGAGACAAGAAG GTCCAGCATCTCACCTCACAACTGAAGACACTGTTCAGTGTCCTGAACTATGAGCGGGCCCGGCGCCCCAGCCTCCTAGGggcctccatgctgggcatggacgACATCCACAGGGCCTGGCGCACCTTTGTGCTACGCATACGGGCCCAGAATCCGGCACCCCAGCTGTACTTTGTCAAG GTGGACGTGACGGGGGCATATGACGCCCTCCCTCAGGACAGGCTGGTAGAGGTGATTGCCAATGTGATCAGGCCTCAGGAAAGCACATACTGCGTGCGCCACTATGCCGTGGTCCAGAGGACTGCCCGGGGACACGTCCGCAAGGCCTTCAAAAGACAC GTGTCCACCTTTGCAGACCTGCAGCCTTACATGAGACAGTTTGTGGAGCGTCTGCAAGAGACAAGCTCGTTGAGGGACGCCGTGGTCATCGAGCAG AGCTCCTCTCTGAACGAAGCCGGCAGCAGCCTTTTCCACCTCTTCCTGCGTCTGGTACACAATCACGTCGTAAGGATCGGGGGCAA GTCCTACATCCAGTGTCAGGGGGTCCCTCAGGGCTCTATCCTGTCCACTCTACTGTGCAGTCTGTGCTACGGGGACATGGAGCGCAGGTTGTTTCCTGGAATCGAGCAGGACGG GGTCCTCCTGCGCCTGGTGGACGACTTCCTGCTGGTCACCCCTCACCTGACGCAAGCGCAAGCCTTTCTCAG GACCCTGGTCAAAGGTGTTCCTGAGTACGGCTGCAGGGCCAACTTGCAGAAGACGGCGGTGAACTTCCCCGTGGAGGACGGCGCCCTGGGCAGCGCGGCCCCCCTCCAGCTGCCAGCGCACTGTCTGTTCCCCTGGTGCGGCCTGCTGCTGGACACCCGGACCCTGGAGGTGTCCTGTGACTACTCCAG CTATGCCCACACCTCCATCCGCGCGAGCCTCACCTTCAGCCAGGGTGCCAAGCCGGGGAGGAACATGCGGCGCAAGCTGTTGGCCGTCTTGCGGCTGAAGTGCTGCGCGTTGTTTCTGGATCTGCAG GTGAACGGCATCCACACGGTCTATATGAACGTTTACAAGATCTTCTTACTGCAGGCTTACAG GTTCCATGCATGTGTGCTCCAGCTTCCATTCAACCAGCCAGTGAGGAAGaacccctccttcttcctccgtGTTATCACGGACACCGCGTCGTGCTGCTACTCCCTTCTCAAAGCCAGGAACGCAG GGCTGTCCCTGGGGGCCAAGGGCGCCTCTGGCCTGTTTCCTTCTGAAGCCGCACGGTGGCTCTGCCTCCACGCCTTCCTGCTCAAGCTGGCGCATCACAGTGGCACCTACAGGTGTCTCCTGGGGGCACTCCAGGCAG CCAAGGCACACCTGGGCCGGCAGCTCCCGAGGGGGACACTGGCTGCCCTGGAGGCAGCGGCTGACCCCAGCCTGACTGCAGACTTCAAGACCATTTTGGACTGA
- the LOC118353308 gene encoding uncharacterized protein LOC118353308 — translation MGTHRPGTPAPLPHLPFTHGSFLRHRPSLPESFKICLDDNVPAPLILGGQLFPRGPAPDGRGVLAGLWPCRVAGPYVHSAGMSMLSPSNREGQAVCPPKHVSLSPTLALSPLPGRGLSGAQNLCLSSDPALGPLCALLPSVCPSATSFLLNLSSRRLWLHMLYVSPVSPVGTIPLAPPPRVQETVCARLPNAQLCLCGWLLDSSRVPSLRSAWRCLGHGGNPEAQDVGGPFLGELALVPFASAGASVSTDMRRVFPGPHSHTEEQIQGPETPDTVTGESQSEGSGFKSRSCQQPQQVLTGCASLAPVLKVIVAAAGRRWLAGQEATARKRHKDTWTHAPRLSPAERCLCRAGIQVPLCKVQTPWLCPPHLLPHLCPGTSGARSLSTRVLGEALTTRTQDMSGHVLFTKVEIKDLIL, via the coding sequence aTGGGCACCCACCGTCCTGGGACACCAGCTCCCCTCCCGCACCTGCCGTTCACCCATGGGTCTTTCCTGCGTCACAGACCTTCCCTCCCTGAGTCCTTCAAGATTTGTCTAGATGACAATGTCCCAGCGCCCCTCATCCTTGGGGGACAGCTGTTTCCTAGGGGCCCAGCCCCAGACGGTCGGGGTGTCCTCGCCGGGTTGTGGCCATGCCGCGTGGCTGGTCCCTATGTCCACTCTGCTGGGATGTCCATGTTGTCCCCCAGCAACAGGGAAGGCCAGGCGGTCTGTCCCCCCAAGCATGTCTCCCTGTCTCCCACGCTCGCCCTGTCCCCCCTGCCGGGCCGTGGTCTGTCCGGAGCCCAGAACCTCTGCCTGTCCTCAGACCCCGCTCTCGGGCCGCTCTGTGCTCTGCTTCCCTCCGTTTGTCCCTCTGCTACTTCCTTCTTGCTGAACCTGTCCTCAAGGCGCCTATGGCTCCACATGTTGTACGTGAGCCCCGTGAGCCCTGTGGGCACCATCCctcttgcccccccaccccgggtgcAGGAAACAGTGTGCGCTAGGTTACCCAATGCGCAGTTGTGCCTGTGCGGTTGGTTGTTGGACAGCTCCCGCGTGCCCTCACTACGGAGTGCCTGGAGGTGTTTGGGGCATGGCGGGAATCCTGAAGCCCAGGATGTCGGTGGCCCCTTCCTGGGGGAACTGGCGCTTGTGCCATTTGCGTCTGCAGGAGCCAGTGTCTCCACGGACATGAGGCGGGTCTTCCCAGGGCCCCATAGTCACACAGAGGAGCAGATACAGGGCCCAGAGACACCAGATACAGTAACTGGTGAAAGCCAGAGCGAAGGGTCTGGATTCAAGTCCAGAAGCTGCCAGCAGCCTCAGCAAGTGCTCACGGGATGTGCCTCGCTCGCACCTGTTCTGAAAGTCATTGTGGCCGCCGCCGGGAGAAGGTGGCTGGCAGGACAGGAAGCCACAGCCAGGAAAAGACACAAGGACACCTGGACCCACGCCCCCCGTCTTTCTCCTGCGGAGAGGTGTCTGTGCAGGGCGGGAATCCAAGTGCCTCTTTGTAAAGTGCAGacgccctggctctgccctcctcACCTCCTGCCCCACCTGTGCCCGGGAACCAGCGGGGCCCGGTCCCTGAGCACCCGTGTCCTTGGAGAGGCCCTCACCACCAGGACCCAGGACATGAGTGGGCACGTGCTGTTCACAAAAGTAGAGATTAAGGACTTAATTCTATAA